A single genomic interval of Megalobrama amblycephala isolate DHTTF-2021 linkage group LG15, ASM1881202v1, whole genome shotgun sequence harbors:
- the LOC125246938 gene encoding GRAM domain-containing protein 2A → MMSGLIDQGDDMGLVTPIELTDPQKDDDPQCPAHFRQSLMLQLIDDLSYEDVKKCYRGSTVSKYNSQYHKLFSTVPKEEILMKVYSCALLRDILLQGRLYISRNWLCFYANLFGKDIKVAIPVVSVRLVKKHKTAGLVPNGLAITTDTSQKYVFVSLLSRDSVYDVLRRICTHLQVNGKKSLSLKQYLEEPGSLSTDEFPVSTDFTPVLTWRRKPSAPSVSSSLPDLLGNSTSSLSAGDAPYIAETPLEERRLEAEKILLAEPVAELGHMEYHLLKFFILLIILLIISSCYLAFRVCSLEQQLSFLNTQPAMSMRER, encoded by the exons ATGATGTCAGGGCTCATTGATCAGGGTGATGACATGGGCCTGGTGACCCCGATAGAGCTGACGGACCCTCAGAAGGACGACGACCCCCAATGCCCCGCCCACTTCAGGCAGAGTCTCAT gCTCCAGCTGATTGACGATCTCTCTTATGAAGATGTAAAGAAATGCTACAGGGGTTCA ACCGTCAGCAAATACAACTCGCAGTACCACAAACTCTTCTCCACCGTCCCGAAGGAGGAGATCCTCATGAAGG TTTATTCCTGCGCTCTTCTGCGGGACATTCTGCTTCAAGGACGACTTTATATTTCCCGGAACTGGCTGTGTTTCTACGCAAACCTCTTCGGCAAAGACATTAAG GTTGCCATCCCGGTGGTGTCTGTGCGGCTGGTGAAGAAACACAAAACCGCCGGACTGGTTCCAAACGGACTCGCCATCACCACCGACACCAGCCAGAAG tatgtgtttgtgtctctTCTGTCGCGGGACAGTGTGTATGACGTGCTGAGAAGAATCTGCACACACCTGCAG GTGAACGGTAAGAAGAGTTTAAGTCTGAAGCAGTACCTGGAGGAACCCGGGTCTCTGTCGACG GACGAGTTTCCAGTGAGCACAGACTTCACGCCGGTGTTGACATGGCGCAGGAAACCGTCTGCACCGTCCGTATCTTCATCACTGCCGGACCTGCTGGGAAACTCGACGAGCAGCTTGAGCGCAGGAGACGCACCGTACATCGCAGAGACTCCGCTGGAGG AGCGCCGTCTGGAGGCGGAGAAGATCCTGCTGGCAGAACCCGTGGCAGAACTGGGTCACATGGAGTATCATCTGCTGAAGTTCTTCATTCTGCT CATTATTTTGCTCATCATTTCCTCGTGTTATCTGGCGTTCCGGGTCTGTAGTCTGGAACAACAACTGTCTTTCCTCAACACACAACCGGCAATGTCCATGAGAGagag GTAA